The proteins below come from a single Streptomyces tubercidicus genomic window:
- a CDS encoding LCP family protein, with amino-acid sequence MDAHVTDTPEPPRFAGWAARPAGGPGRDGPGPPHRRHWRRLAAVALAGFVLAGGGIGWAVYAKLNGNIQTDSATERELRKWESERPPAGPPNAENVLLIGSDSRKGGNGKYGHSRGQRSDTTMLLHLAADRKSATAVSIPRDLMVEVPHCLRADGTETEPRPDQFNAAFAAGGPACAIRTAEKLTGIRIDHYLIIDFVGFTKMVDAVDGVEVCLPRPVHDPEAHLTLPAGRQTLHGEDALGYVRARKSLGNGSDTQRMERQQRFLAALVKKVQSNGVLLNPTRLYPVLDAATSSLTTDTALASLKGLYELVRSTRRIPTDRIQFMTVPRQEYHLDPNRDELRQPDAGRLFAQLHSDLPVAVRPPQNAGEEPVRTGNGSSDGRPDSPSAPSPSSGPTFPGTTAERGICE; translated from the coding sequence ATGGACGCACACGTGACCGATACCCCCGAGCCCCCCAGGTTCGCCGGCTGGGCCGCGCGCCCGGCCGGGGGGCCCGGAAGGGACGGGCCGGGGCCGCCGCACCGGAGGCACTGGCGCCGCCTGGCCGCGGTCGCGCTCGCCGGTTTCGTGCTGGCCGGGGGCGGTATCGGCTGGGCGGTGTACGCCAAGCTCAACGGCAATATCCAGACCGACAGCGCCACCGAGCGGGAGCTGCGGAAGTGGGAGTCCGAACGGCCGCCGGCCGGCCCGCCGAACGCCGAGAACGTGCTGCTGATCGGCTCCGACAGCCGTAAGGGCGGCAACGGCAAATACGGCCACAGCCGCGGCCAGCGCTCGGACACGACGATGCTGCTGCATCTCGCGGCGGACCGGAAGAGCGCCACCGCGGTGAGCATCCCGCGCGATCTGATGGTCGAGGTGCCGCACTGCCTGCGCGCGGACGGCACGGAGACCGAGCCGCGGCCGGACCAGTTCAACGCGGCGTTCGCGGCCGGCGGCCCGGCCTGCGCGATCCGTACGGCCGAGAAGCTGACCGGGATCCGTATCGACCACTACTTGATCATCGACTTCGTCGGCTTCACGAAGATGGTGGACGCGGTGGACGGCGTCGAGGTCTGTCTGCCCCGGCCGGTCCACGATCCCGAGGCGCATCTGACCCTGCCCGCCGGGCGGCAGACCCTGCACGGTGAGGACGCGCTGGGTTACGTACGGGCGCGGAAGAGTCTGGGGAACGGCAGCGATACCCAGCGCATGGAGAGGCAACAGCGATTTCTTGCCGCACTCGTGAAGAAAGTGCAGAGCAATGGTGTACTGCTCAATCCGACCCGGCTGTATCCGGTGCTCGATGCCGCGACGAGTTCTCTGACCACGGACACCGCACTGGCTTCCCTGAAGGGGCTCTACGAATTGGTGCGCAGCACCCGTCGCATTCCCACCGACCGGATCCAGTTCATGACCGTGCCGCGGCAGGAGTACCACCTGGATCCCAATCGCGATGAGCTGCGACAGCCGGACGCCGGGCGGCTCTTCGCGCAGTTGCACAGCGATCTTCCGGTGGCTGTGCGGCCCCCGCAGAACGCCGGGGAGGAACCGGTGCGCACCGGAAACGGATCTTCGGACGGCCGGCCGGACTCACCGTCCGCGCCCTCGCCGAGTTCGGGTCCGACGTTTCCCGGGA
- a CDS encoding TIGR03089 family protein, whose protein sequence is MNATDRTPADLLSSALAADPARPLVTFYDDATGERVELSVATFANWVAKTANYLQGDLAAEPGDRLALLLPAHWQTAVWLLACSSVGVVAEVDGDPAAADLVVAGPDRIEAARACSGERVALALRPLGGRFPQPPAGFADYAVEVPGQGDRFAPFAPVDAGAPALAVGGEELTGAGTVERALADAGAAGLPAAPRVLSGLGYDTWRGLSYGLYAPLATGGSVVLCRHLDRLGAEAAADREHSEKITFRAPLPH, encoded by the coding sequence ATGAACGCCACCGATCGCACCCCCGCCGACCTGCTGAGTTCCGCGCTCGCCGCGGACCCGGCCCGCCCGCTGGTGACCTTCTACGACGACGCCACCGGCGAGCGCGTGGAACTGTCCGTCGCGACCTTCGCCAATTGGGTGGCCAAGACCGCCAACTACCTCCAGGGCGATCTGGCCGCCGAGCCCGGCGACCGGCTCGCGCTGCTGCTGCCCGCGCACTGGCAGACCGCCGTCTGGCTGCTGGCCTGTTCGTCCGTGGGCGTGGTGGCGGAGGTGGACGGCGATCCGGCCGCCGCCGATCTCGTCGTCGCCGGGCCGGACCGGATCGAGGCGGCGCGGGCCTGCTCCGGGGAGCGGGTGGCGCTGGCGCTGCGCCCGCTGGGCGGCCGCTTCCCGCAGCCGCCGGCGGGCTTCGCGGACTATGCCGTCGAGGTGCCGGGCCAGGGTGACCGCTTCGCGCCGTTCGCACCGGTGGACGCGGGTGCCCCGGCGCTGGCCGTCGGCGGCGAGGAGCTGACCGGGGCGGGCACGGTGGAACGCGCGCTGGCCGACGCGGGCGCGGCCGGGCTGCCGGCGGCGCCGCGGGTGCTGTCGGGGCTGGGCTACGACACCTGGCGGGGCCTGTCGTACGGGCTGTACGCGCCGCTGGCGACCGGCGGCTCCGTGGTGCTGTGCCGCCATCTGGACCGGCTGGGCGCCGAGGCCGCGGCCGACCGTGAGCACAGCGAGAAGATCACGTTCCGGGCGCCGCTGCCGCACTGA
- a CDS encoding peptidoglycan recognition protein encodes MRPFLATCLGAVCTAALALPLAPTAGASAAPVAAPGPAPAAQRPAPSGELPGSTQSLPVAVLGAPAPRPDARDATPAPAPQSLGLPARAVRPFSLLGVVWDDAAAELRGRVQVRTRATGSGDWSGWRDVQVHNDDAPDLGSAERRNGAVRGSTAPLWVGDSDAVQLRITPDAVRHRARAVLPGGLRLELVDPGEAPGAVRAAPADPPAPLTSEDTAASAANTKLAPLGATEIPALDQAASLADLTAVEGAPPGHTYVGPRPRIVTRAGWGADEQLREKAFTYTRTVRAAFVHHSGSGNDYDCAEAPALIRAMYRFHVKSNHWRDIGYNFLIDRCGTVYEGRAGGVAKPVMGAHTLGFNSDSTGIAVLGTFTDDEPPQPAVEAIARLTAWKLGLYSVDPRATIKMLSGGGNRFPKGTKVPLHVISGHRDGFTTDCPGVHLYDKLAATRRAAASLQGR; translated from the coding sequence ATGCGCCCCTTCCTTGCGACCTGCCTCGGAGCCGTGTGCACCGCCGCCCTCGCGCTGCCCCTCGCACCGACGGCCGGTGCGAGCGCCGCCCCTGTCGCCGCGCCGGGCCCCGCCCCCGCCGCGCAGCGCCCCGCCCCCTCCGGTGAGCTGCCGGGCAGCACCCAGTCCCTGCCGGTGGCGGTGCTCGGCGCACCCGCCCCGCGCCCCGACGCCCGGGACGCCACCCCGGCGCCCGCGCCCCAGTCACTCGGCCTGCCGGCCCGCGCCGTACGGCCCTTCTCCCTCCTCGGGGTCGTCTGGGACGACGCCGCCGCCGAGCTGCGCGGCAGGGTCCAGGTCCGCACCCGTGCCACCGGCAGCGGCGACTGGTCCGGCTGGCGGGACGTACAGGTCCACAACGACGACGCCCCCGACCTCGGGTCCGCCGAGCGGCGCAACGGCGCGGTACGCGGCAGCACCGCGCCCCTGTGGGTCGGCGACTCCGACGCCGTCCAACTACGCATCACCCCCGATGCCGTCCGGCACCGCGCACGGGCCGTCCTCCCGGGCGGACTTCGGCTGGAACTCGTCGACCCCGGCGAGGCGCCGGGCGCCGTCCGCGCCGCTCCCGCCGACCCCCCGGCTCCGCTCACCTCCGAGGACACCGCCGCCTCCGCCGCCAACACCAAGCTCGCCCCGCTCGGCGCCACCGAGATCCCGGCCCTCGACCAGGCCGCCTCCCTCGCCGACCTCACCGCGGTGGAGGGGGCACCGCCGGGCCACACCTATGTCGGACCCCGCCCCCGGATCGTCACCCGGGCCGGCTGGGGCGCCGACGAGCAGCTGCGCGAAAAGGCCTTCACCTACACCCGTACCGTCCGCGCCGCCTTCGTCCACCACAGCGGCTCGGGCAACGACTACGACTGCGCGGAGGCCCCCGCGCTGATCCGCGCGATGTACCGCTTCCACGTCAAGAGCAACCACTGGCGGGACATCGGCTACAACTTCCTCATCGACAGGTGCGGAACGGTCTACGAGGGCCGCGCGGGCGGCGTCGCCAAACCCGTCATGGGCGCGCACACCCTCGGCTTCAACAGCGACAGCACCGGTATCGCCGTCCTCGGCACCTTCACCGACGACGAGCCGCCGCAGCCCGCCGTCGAGGCCATCGCCCGCCTGACGGCCTGGAAGCTCGGTCTCTACAGCGTCGACCCGCGCGCCACCATCAAGATGCTGTCCGGCGGCGGAAACCGCTTCCCCAAGGGCACCAAGGTCCCCCTGCACGTCATTTCCGGCCACCGGGACGGCTTCACCACCGACTGCCCCGGCGTTCACCTCTACGACAAGCTCGCCGCCACCCGCCGCGCCGCGGCCTCCCTGCAGGGCCGCTGA
- a CDS encoding nucleotidyltransferase family protein → MTEAILLVGGKGTRLRPLTVHTPKPMVPAAGVPFLTHQLARARAAGVEHIVLATSYLAEVFEPYFGDGSALGLHLEYVTEQEPLGTGGAIRNVASRLHSAPDDPVLIFNGDILTGLDIAALVGTHRTSGADVSLHLTRVEDPRAFGLVPTDDTGRVTAFLEKPQTPEEIVTDQINAGAYVFNRSVIDTIPAGRPVSVERETFPGLLADGAHLQGMVDSTYWLDLGTPQAFVRGSADLVLGRAPSPAVPGRCGDRLILETAEVATDAKLTGGTVVGPRTVIGAGAEIDGSAVLEGAVIEPGARIKDTLIGAGAHIGARTVLDGAVIGDGARIGADNELRDGIRIWCDAAIPAGSVRFSSDQ, encoded by the coding sequence GTGACTGAAGCGATCCTCCTGGTCGGCGGCAAGGGAACCCGGCTGCGCCCGCTGACGGTGCATACGCCCAAGCCCATGGTCCCGGCGGCGGGCGTGCCGTTCCTCACCCACCAACTGGCCCGCGCACGGGCGGCCGGAGTCGAGCACATCGTCCTGGCCACCTCCTACCTCGCCGAGGTCTTCGAGCCGTATTTCGGCGACGGTTCGGCGCTCGGCCTGCACCTGGAGTACGTCACCGAGCAGGAGCCGCTGGGCACCGGCGGTGCCATCCGCAATGTCGCCTCGCGGCTGCACTCGGCCCCCGACGACCCGGTGCTGATCTTCAACGGCGACATCCTCACCGGCCTGGACATCGCCGCCCTCGTCGGCACCCACCGCACCTCCGGCGCCGATGTCTCCCTGCACCTCACCCGGGTCGAGGACCCGCGCGCCTTCGGCCTGGTGCCCACGGACGACACCGGCCGGGTCACCGCCTTCCTGGAGAAGCCGCAGACCCCCGAGGAGATCGTCACCGACCAGATCAACGCGGGCGCCTACGTCTTCAACCGCTCGGTCATCGACACCATCCCGGCCGGCCGCCCGGTCTCCGTCGAGCGTGAGACCTTCCCCGGCCTGCTGGCCGACGGCGCCCACCTCCAGGGCATGGTCGACTCCACCTACTGGCTCGACCTCGGCACCCCGCAGGCCTTCGTCCGCGGCTCCGCCGACCTGGTCCTCGGCCGCGCCCCGTCCCCGGCGGTGCCCGGCCGCTGCGGGGACCGGCTGATCCTGGAGACCGCCGAGGTCGCCACCGATGCCAAGCTCACCGGCGGCACCGTCGTCGGCCCGCGCACCGTCATCGGCGCCGGCGCGGAGATCGACGGCAGCGCCGTCCTGGAAGGCGCGGTCATCGAGCCGGGCGCCCGGATCAAGGACACCCTGATCGGCGCCGGGGCACACATCGGGGCCCGTACGGTCCTGGACGGCGCGGTCATCGGCGACGGCGCACGAATCGGCGCCGACAACGAACTCCGCGACGGCATCCGCATCTGGTGCGACGCCGCCATCCCGGCCGGTTCGGTGCGCTTCTCATCCGACCAGTAG
- a CDS encoding DNA-3-methyladenine glycosylase family protein, with translation MPARTWVPPGPFDLHRTLGVLQRGPGDPAFAVRDGELWRACRTPQGPGTLRIAARPAAGEVEAEAWGPGADWLLESLPELLGESDDPAQLTARHRLVHEARRRHPGVRLARTGLVLESLIPSVLEQKVTSDEAYRAWRLLLQRHGEPAPGPWERMRVMPDPRGWALIPSWEWHRAGVDAKRSAAILRAVRAARRMEEAARMDLADATRRLMAIPGIGPWTAAETLQRTLGAPDAITVGDLHLPKIIGYALTGRRGTTDEEMLELLAPYEGQRHRAARLILLSGRTPPRRAPRFPVGDIARL, from the coding sequence ATGCCCGCCCGTACCTGGGTTCCGCCCGGCCCGTTCGACCTGCACCGCACGCTGGGGGTGCTGCAGCGCGGCCCCGGCGATCCCGCGTTCGCGGTGCGCGACGGCGAGCTGTGGCGCGCCTGTCGTACGCCGCAGGGGCCCGGCACGCTCCGTATCGCCGCCCGCCCGGCCGCCGGTGAGGTCGAGGCAGAGGCGTGGGGACCGGGCGCCGACTGGCTGCTGGAGAGCCTGCCCGAGCTGCTGGGGGAGTCCGACGATCCGGCGCAGCTGACCGCCCGGCACCGTCTCGTCCATGAGGCCCGCCGCCGCCACCCGGGCGTCCGGCTCGCGCGGACCGGTCTGGTCCTGGAGTCGCTGATCCCCTCGGTCCTGGAGCAGAAGGTCACCAGCGACGAGGCGTACCGCGCCTGGCGGCTGCTGCTGCAGCGGCACGGCGAGCCCGCCCCCGGCCCCTGGGAGCGGATGCGGGTGATGCCGGATCCGCGCGGCTGGGCCCTGATCCCCTCCTGGGAGTGGCACCGCGCGGGCGTCGACGCCAAGCGCTCGGCCGCGATCCTGCGCGCCGTGCGGGCCGCCCGCCGGATGGAGGAGGCCGCGCGGATGGATCTCGCCGACGCCACCCGACGGCTGATGGCGATACCCGGCATCGGCCCCTGGACCGCCGCGGAGACGCTGCAGCGCACCCTGGGCGCCCCGGACGCGATCACGGTCGGCGATCTGCATCTGCCGAAGATCATCGGCTATGCCCTCACCGGCCGCCGCGGCACCACGGACGAGGAGATGCTGGAACTCCTCGCGCCCTACGAGGGCCAGCGGCACCGCGCCGCCCGGCTGATCCTGCTGTCCGGCCGCACCCCGCCGCGCCGCGCCCCGCGGTTCCCCGTAGGGGACATCGCCCGGCTCTGA
- a CDS encoding coenzyme F420-0:L-glutamate ligase: MNDASAVPGYRVWALPGVPEVRPGDDLVKLIAAAATVDGIPQLIDGDVLLVTSKIVSKAEGQVVEAADREAAIDRETVRVVARRGTLRIVQNRQGLVMAAAGVDASNTPSGTVLLLPEDPDASARALRAGLRATLGVDVGVVISDTSGRPWRNGLTDVAIGAAGVRVLDDLRGGTDAYGNPLSATVVATADELAAAGDLVKGKAAGLPVAVVRGLGHVVEETGDAAGARVMVRSPEDDMFRLGTSEAVREAVTARRTVRAFTGEPVDPGAVRRAVAAAVTAPAPHHTTPWRFVLLESPEARLRLLDAMRDAWIADLRRDGKPEESIAKRIRRGDVLRAAPYLAVPCMVTDGAHSYPDARRSTAEREMFIVANGAGIQNFLVALAGEGLGSAWVSSTMFCREVVRDVLELPADWEPMGAVAIGRPAAAPPARPARGADDFVVVR; this comes from the coding sequence GTGAACGACGCCTCCGCGGTGCCCGGCTACCGGGTGTGGGCGCTGCCGGGAGTGCCCGAGGTGCGGCCCGGCGACGACCTCGTCAAGCTGATCGCGGCGGCGGCGACCGTCGACGGGATACCCCAACTCATCGACGGTGACGTGCTGTTGGTGACCTCGAAGATCGTCAGCAAGGCCGAGGGCCAGGTGGTCGAGGCCGCCGACCGCGAGGCGGCGATCGACCGGGAGACGGTCCGGGTGGTGGCGCGCCGCGGCACCCTGCGGATCGTGCAGAACCGGCAGGGGCTGGTGATGGCCGCGGCCGGTGTCGACGCCTCCAACACCCCCTCGGGGACCGTGCTGTTGCTGCCGGAGGACCCGGACGCCTCGGCACGTGCCCTGCGCGCGGGCCTGCGCGCCACGCTCGGCGTCGACGTCGGCGTCGTCATCAGCGACACCTCCGGCCGGCCGTGGCGCAACGGGCTCACCGATGTCGCGATCGGCGCGGCCGGGGTGCGGGTGCTGGACGATCTGCGCGGCGGCACCGACGCGTACGGCAATCCGCTCAGCGCGACGGTGGTGGCCACCGCCGACGAACTGGCCGCCGCCGGAGACCTGGTGAAGGGCAAGGCCGCCGGGCTGCCGGTCGCGGTGGTGCGGGGGCTCGGGCATGTCGTCGAGGAGACCGGCGACGCGGCCGGGGCGCGCGTCATGGTGCGCAGCCCCGAGGACGACATGTTCCGGCTGGGCACCTCCGAGGCCGTACGGGAGGCGGTGACGGCTCGGCGTACGGTCCGCGCCTTCACCGGCGAACCGGTCGATCCGGGGGCGGTCCGGCGTGCGGTGGCGGCGGCGGTCACCGCCCCGGCGCCGCACCACACCACGCCGTGGCGGTTCGTGCTCCTGGAGTCGCCGGAAGCGCGGCTGCGGCTGCTGGACGCCATGCGGGACGCCTGGATCGCGGATCTGCGCCGGGACGGCAAGCCGGAGGAGTCCATCGCCAAGCGGATCCGGCGCGGCGATGTGCTGCGGGCCGCGCCGTATCTGGCGGTGCCGTGCATGGTGACGGACGGCGCGCATTCCTACCCCGACGCGCGGCGGAGCACCGCGGAGCGCGAGATGTTCATCGTCGCCAACGGGGCGGGGATCCAGAATTTCCTGGTCGCGCTGGCCGGCGAGGGCCTCGGCTCCGCCTGGGTCTCGTCGACGATGTTCTGCCGGGAAGTGGTCCGGGACGTGCTGGAGCTGCCGGCGGACTGGGAGCCGATGGGGGCGGTGGCCATCGGGCGTCCGGCGGCGGCACCGCCCGCGCGCCCGGCACGGGGGGCCGACGACTTCGTGGTCGTGCGCTGA
- the cofD gene encoding 2-phospho-L-lactate transferase — protein MRIVVLAGGIGGARFLRGLKAAAPDADLTVIGNTGDDIHLFGLKVCPDLDTVMYTLGGSINEEQGWGRTDETFRVKEELAAYGVGPEWFGLGDRDFATHIVRTQMLSAGYPLSAVTEALCARWQPGVRLLPMSDDRIETHVAVDEDGERKAIHFQEYWVRLRASVPAHAVVPVGADQAKPAPGVLEAIGAADVVLFPPSNPVVSIGTILAVPGIREAIADAGVPVVGLSPIVGDAPVRGMADKVLAAVGVEATAAAVARHYGSGLLDGWLVDSVDAGAVAEVEAAGIRCRAVPLMMTDLDATTAMVREALELAAEVRA, from the coding sequence ATGCGAATCGTGGTTCTGGCCGGCGGTATCGGCGGCGCCCGCTTTCTGCGGGGACTGAAGGCAGCGGCTCCGGACGCGGACCTCACCGTCATCGGGAACACCGGCGACGACATCCATCTGTTCGGGCTCAAGGTGTGTCCCGACCTCGACACCGTGATGTACACGCTCGGCGGCAGCATCAACGAGGAGCAGGGCTGGGGCCGTACCGACGAAACCTTCCGGGTGAAGGAGGAGTTGGCCGCCTACGGCGTCGGGCCCGAGTGGTTCGGGCTCGGTGACCGGGACTTCGCCACCCACATCGTGCGGACCCAGATGCTCAGTGCCGGATATCCGCTCAGCGCCGTCACCGAGGCGCTGTGCGCGCGCTGGCAGCCCGGTGTGCGGCTGCTGCCGATGTCCGACGACCGGATCGAGACCCATGTGGCCGTCGACGAGGACGGCGAGCGCAAGGCGATCCACTTCCAGGAGTACTGGGTGCGGCTGCGGGCCTCGGTGCCCGCCCACGCCGTGGTGCCGGTCGGCGCCGATCAGGCCAAGCCCGCGCCGGGCGTGCTGGAGGCCATCGGGGCGGCGGATGTGGTGCTGTTCCCGCCGTCCAACCCCGTGGTCAGTATCGGGACGATCCTGGCGGTACCCGGTATCCGGGAGGCCATCGCGGACGCCGGCGTTCCGGTGGTCGGGCTCTCGCCGATCGTCGGCGACGCCCCGGTCCGCGGGATGGCCGACAAGGTGCTGGCGGCGGTGGGGGTGGAGGCGACCGCCGCGGCCGTCGCCCGCCACTACGGGTCCGGGCTGCTGGACGGCTGGCTGGTCGACTCCGTCGACGCCGGTGCGGTCGCCGAGGTCGAGGCGGCCGGTATCCGCTGCCGGGCCGTGCCGCTGATGATGACGGACCTGGACGCCACGACCGCGATGGTGCGCGAGGCGCTGGAGCTGGCCGCGGAGGTCCGGGCGTGA
- a CDS encoding cysteine dioxygenase, protein MNSDVQIAGDPLAIPHLLPPVPAHPATVAGFAGLARSLAADRAAWAPLVRYDATTRWYHRLRTGPGYEVWLLSWVPGQGSGRHDHGASSGVLTVLEGELTERTEDGPRPLTAGAQRVFAPGYVHEVVNDALTPAVSLHVYFPGLTNMPMHPGQITDSEAATAPPGILAP, encoded by the coding sequence ATGAACAGCGACGTCCAGATCGCCGGCGACCCGCTCGCCATCCCCCACCTGCTGCCGCCCGTCCCCGCCCACCCGGCCACCGTCGCCGGCTTCGCCGGGCTGGCCCGCTCGCTCGCCGCCGACCGCGCCGCCTGGGCCCCGCTGGTCCGCTACGACGCCACCACCCGCTGGTACCACCGGCTGCGCACTGGGCCCGGCTACGAGGTGTGGCTGCTGAGCTGGGTGCCCGGCCAGGGCAGCGGGCGGCACGACCACGGGGCGTCCTCCGGTGTGCTGACCGTCCTGGAAGGCGAGTTGACCGAACGCACCGAGGACGGGCCCCGTCCGCTCACCGCCGGCGCCCAGCGGGTGTTCGCCCCCGGCTACGTCCACGAAGTCGTCAACGACGCCCTGACACCGGCCGTCAGCCTGCACGTCTACTTCCCGGGGCTGACCAATATGCCGATGCATCCCGGCCAGATCACGGACTCCGAGGCCGCCACCGCACCGCCCGGAATACTGGCCCCCTGA
- a CDS encoding WhiB family transcriptional regulator codes for MTELFQELLVEEADEELGWQERALCAQTDPESFFPEKGGSTREAKKVCLACEVRSECLEYALANDERFGIWGGLSERERRRLKKAAV; via the coding sequence ATGACCGAGCTGTTCCAGGAATTGCTGGTCGAGGAGGCGGACGAGGAGCTCGGCTGGCAGGAGCGCGCACTGTGCGCCCAGACCGACCCCGAGTCCTTCTTCCCGGAGAAGGGTGGCTCCACCCGCGAGGCCAAGAAGGTCTGTCTCGCCTGCGAAGTCCGGTCCGAATGCCTGGAGTACGCGCTCGCCAATGACGAGCGCTTCGGCATTTGGGGCGGCCTGTCCGAGCGCGAGCGGCGCCGGCTGAAGAAGGCCGCCGTCTGA